A stretch of the Prochlorococcus marinus str. MIT 0918 genome encodes the following:
- the aroC gene encoding chorismate synthase — protein sequence MGSSFGKLFKVTTFGESHGGGVGVILEGCPPRMELDLQKIQEELDRRRPGQSKITTPRNELDKVEILSGVVNNKTLGSPIAMLVRNKDQRPKDYGEMKEIFRPSHADGTYQLKYGINTDSGGGRASARETIGRVAAGAIAKQVLYKVSNVEILAWVKRIHNIEADINHERVTMKDIESNLVRCPNQSTAQLMIDRIEEISREGDSCGGVIECVVRNIPGGLGMPVFDKLEADLAKALMSLPATKGFEVGSGFSGTFLKGSEHNDPFLPSQGNRLKTVTNNSGGIQGGISNGEPIVLRVGFKPTATIRKSQQTIDSDGNPRQLEAKGRHDPCVLPRAVPMVEAMVAIVLADHLLRQQGQCTLW from the coding sequence GGAAAGTTATTTAAAGTCACCACATTTGGTGAGTCTCATGGTGGTGGAGTTGGAGTAATTCTGGAAGGTTGCCCTCCAAGAATGGAATTAGATCTTCAGAAAATACAAGAAGAGCTCGATAGAAGAAGACCTGGCCAAAGTAAAATAACTACTCCTAGAAATGAATTAGATAAAGTAGAAATTTTAAGTGGAGTAGTTAATAACAAAACACTAGGAAGCCCTATAGCAATGCTTGTAAGGAATAAGGATCAGCGGCCAAAGGATTATGGAGAAATGAAAGAGATTTTTCGACCTTCTCATGCAGATGGAACTTATCAATTGAAATATGGAATCAATACAGATAGTGGGGGAGGAAGAGCTTCTGCAAGAGAAACTATTGGACGAGTTGCGGCTGGAGCAATAGCTAAGCAAGTGCTCTATAAAGTTAGTAATGTTGAAATACTTGCTTGGGTAAAGCGTATTCACAATATTGAAGCTGATATAAATCATGAGAGAGTGACGATGAAAGATATTGAATCCAACCTCGTACGTTGTCCAAATCAAAGTACCGCTCAATTAATGATAGATAGAATTGAAGAAATTAGTCGAGAAGGAGATTCTTGTGGAGGTGTTATTGAATGTGTTGTTCGGAATATTCCTGGAGGATTGGGAATGCCAGTTTTTGACAAATTAGAGGCTGATCTAGCAAAGGCTTTAATGTCTCTTCCAGCAACTAAAGGCTTTGAAGTTGGCTCTGGATTTAGTGGAACATTCCTTAAAGGGAGTGAACATAATGATCCTTTCTTGCCTTCTCAAGGAAATCGCTTAAAAACAGTTACTAATAATTCTGGAGGAATTCAGGGAGGTATTAGTAATGGCGAACCAATAGTCTTAAGAGTTGGGTTCAAGCCAACAGCAACTATTCGGAAGAGTCAACAAACAATTGATTCAGATGGGAATCCAAGACAGCTTGAAGCAAAAGGTCGTCATGACCCTTGTGTTTTGCCAAGAGCTGTTCCTATGGTAGAGGCAATGGTCGCAATTGTTTTGGCAGATCACCTTTTAAGGCAACAAGGCCAGTGCACTTTGTGGTAA
- a CDS encoding bifunctional 4-hydroxy-2-oxoglutarate aldolase/2-dehydro-3-deoxy-phosphogluconate aldolase has protein sequence MNIWLKKQADLVSSLSTQPLIIVVRIPINELDNCDLKPVIKLITGLRDANIKHIEIAWSHHKNWSFFIEELNKAFQGFSFGAASVSHINALDEIKQLGFSYAMSPCWNLELQEKAKVLDQILIPGVLTPSEIYQAINFGHKIIKLFPATLVGSSYLNQIKASFSTFPFVIAAGGLRLNDLNAWLKNGCNAIALGRSFSQKENSLLLLKKWIIENNL, from the coding sequence GTGAACATATGGCTTAAAAAACAAGCTGACTTAGTTTCTTCTTTATCAACTCAACCATTAATAATCGTTGTTAGAATTCCTATAAATGAACTAGATAATTGTGACCTTAAGCCAGTGATTAAATTAATTACTGGCTTAAGAGATGCAAATATCAAACATATAGAAATTGCTTGGTCTCATCATAAAAACTGGAGCTTTTTCATAGAAGAACTTAACAAAGCATTTCAAGGATTTTCATTTGGAGCAGCCTCTGTATCACATATCAATGCTTTAGATGAAATAAAACAACTTGGATTTTCTTACGCAATGAGTCCATGTTGGAATCTAGAGTTACAAGAAAAAGCAAAAGTATTAGATCAGATATTAATCCCTGGTGTCTTAACCCCTTCGGAGATTTATCAAGCAATTAACTTTGGGCATAAGATTATTAAACTCTTTCCAGCGACATTAGTAGGCTCATCATATTTAAATCAAATAAAAGCTTCTTTCTCTACATTTCCATTTGTAATAGCAGCAGGAGGTTTAAGACTTAATGATCTAAATGCATGGTTAAAAAATGGGTGTAACGCTATTGCATTAGGCAGAAGTTTCTCTCAAAAAGAAAACAGTTTACTTCTTCTAAAAAAATGGATTATAGAAAATAATCTTTAA
- the ftsH gene encoding ATP-dependent zinc metalloprotease FtsH, whose protein sequence is MNKRWRNIALYALMVVVLIFVGTAFLDRPNTSQRIETLRYSDFIEAVQENQVSRVLISPDNSTAQIIETDGTRAEVNLAPDKDLLQLLTEHDVDIAVQPTQQANPWQQAAGSLIFPILLLGGLFFLFRRAQGGSGGGGNPAMSFGKSKARLQMEPSTQVTFGDVAGIEGAKLELAEVVDFLKNPDRFTAVGAKIPKGVLLVGPPGTGKTLLAKAVAGEAAVPFFSISGSEFVEMFVGVGASRVRDLFEQAKKNAPCIVFIDEIDAVGRQRGAGLGGGNDEREQTLNQLLTEMDGFEGNTGIIIVAATNRPDVLDSALLRPGRFDRQVVVDRPDYSGRLQILKVHAREKTLSQDVDLDQVARRTPGFTGADLANLLNEAAILAARREGTEVSNLEISDAIERVMAGPEKKDRVMSKKRKELVAYHEAGHALVGAVMPDYDPVQKISIIPRGQAGGLTFFTPSEERMESGLYSRSYLQNQMAVALGGRVAEEIVYGENEVTTGASNDLKQVAQVARQMVTRFGMSEKLGPVALGRSQGGMFLGRDIAAERDFSEDTAATIDDEVSCLVEIAYKRATKALVDNRSVLDELATMLIQKETVDAEDLQELLIKREVKVADYL, encoded by the coding sequence TTGAACAAACGCTGGCGCAACATAGCCCTCTACGCCTTGATGGTTGTAGTCCTAATTTTTGTTGGTACTGCTTTCCTTGACAGACCCAATACATCTCAACGTATAGAGACTCTGAGATATAGCGATTTCATTGAAGCTGTTCAAGAAAATCAAGTTAGCAGGGTATTAATTTCTCCTGATAATTCAACTGCTCAAATTATTGAAACTGATGGCACTCGAGCAGAAGTAAATCTTGCTCCAGACAAAGATCTTCTTCAACTGCTTACTGAACATGATGTTGACATTGCCGTTCAACCTACTCAACAAGCAAATCCATGGCAACAAGCTGCTGGAAGTCTAATTTTCCCAATTCTTCTTTTAGGTGGTTTGTTCTTTCTATTTAGACGAGCTCAAGGAGGATCTGGTGGAGGCGGAAACCCTGCGATGAGCTTTGGCAAGAGTAAAGCTCGCTTACAGATGGAACCTTCTACACAGGTTACATTTGGAGATGTAGCTGGAATAGAGGGGGCAAAATTAGAACTTGCGGAGGTTGTTGATTTTTTAAAAAATCCTGATCGTTTTACAGCTGTTGGGGCAAAGATTCCAAAAGGTGTCCTCCTTGTTGGTCCTCCAGGAACAGGTAAAACTCTCTTAGCAAAAGCAGTGGCTGGTGAAGCAGCCGTACCATTTTTCTCAATCTCAGGTTCTGAATTTGTAGAAATGTTCGTTGGTGTAGGAGCAAGCAGAGTTAGAGATCTTTTTGAACAAGCTAAAAAGAATGCTCCATGTATTGTATTTATTGATGAGATTGACGCAGTTGGGCGACAACGTGGGGCAGGGCTTGGTGGAGGAAATGATGAAAGAGAGCAAACCCTTAATCAATTACTAACAGAAATGGATGGTTTTGAAGGTAATACTGGGATAATCATAGTTGCTGCAACGAACAGACCAGATGTTCTTGATTCGGCACTCCTAAGGCCAGGACGATTTGACAGACAAGTTGTAGTTGACAGACCAGATTATTCAGGTCGGTTGCAAATTCTAAAAGTACATGCACGAGAAAAAACCTTATCTCAAGACGTAGATTTGGACCAAGTAGCTAGACGAACACCAGGCTTTACAGGTGCTGATTTGGCTAATTTATTGAATGAAGCAGCTATTCTAGCAGCAAGGAGAGAAGGTACAGAAGTAAGCAATTTAGAAATTAGTGATGCTATTGAGCGAGTAATGGCTGGGCCCGAGAAAAAAGATCGCGTAATGAGCAAGAAACGTAAGGAATTGGTGGCTTACCACGAAGCTGGTCATGCATTAGTTGGAGCAGTAATGCCTGACTATGATCCTGTACAAAAAATTTCCATTATTCCAAGAGGCCAAGCAGGTGGCCTAACTTTCTTTACTCCCAGTGAAGAAAGAATGGAATCAGGTCTTTACTCAAGATCTTATTTACAGAACCAAATGGCTGTTGCTCTTGGTGGCAGAGTTGCTGAAGAAATAGTTTATGGAGAAAATGAGGTTACAACTGGTGCTTCAAATGATCTCAAGCAAGTTGCCCAAGTAGCACGGCAAATGGTTACTCGTTTTGGAATGAGTGAAAAGCTTGGTCCTGTTGCATTAGGAAGATCACAAGGAGGAATGTTTCTTGGTCGTGATATTGCTGCTGAAAGAGACTTCTCAGAAGATACTGCTGCAACTATAGATGACGAAGTTTCTTGTTTGGTAGAGATAGCCTACAAAAGAGCAACTAAAGCACTCGTAGATAATCGATCAGTTCTTGATGAACTTGCTACAATGCTTATACAAAAAGAGACTGTAGATGCAGAAGATTTGCAAGAATTACTGATAAAGCGCGAAGTAAAAGTTGCTGATTATCTTTAA
- the sat gene encoding sulfate adenylyltransferase, which yields MPSNQSLSNQRSEVIKPYGGELVNLMVPIECQEGIKTPEIKSLNCSERNACDIELLLIGGFSPLQGFMNQENYDSVVDKNRTVSGILFGLPIVMDTDREDISIGDTILLKYKKQDLAILTIEDKWEPDKVLEAKKCYGTTSLEHPAVKMIATERKRFYLGGKLQGLELPTRIFPCKTPAEVRKELPIDQDVVAFQCRNPIHRAHYELFTQALFAENVSKKAVVLVHPTCGPTQQDDIPGEIRFQTYEKLAEEVENPNIKWAYLPYSMHMAGPREALQHMIIRRNYGCSHFIIGRDMAGCKSQLTGEDFYGPYDAQNFAKECAPELEMDTVPSLNLVFTEEEGYVTADHAEKQELHIKKLSGTQFRKMLRAGEDIPEWFAFKSVVEVLRNA from the coding sequence ATGCCCTCTAATCAATCCCTCAGCAATCAACGATCTGAAGTAATAAAACCATATGGTGGGGAGCTAGTAAATCTTATGGTTCCAATAGAATGTCAAGAAGGAATTAAGACACCCGAAATTAAATCTTTAAATTGTTCAGAAAGAAATGCCTGTGATATTGAACTTCTTTTAATTGGAGGATTTTCTCCTCTTCAAGGATTCATGAATCAAGAAAATTATGATTCAGTAGTTGATAAGAATAGAACAGTTTCAGGCATATTATTTGGTCTGCCTATAGTTATGGATACTGATCGTGAAGATATCTCTATAGGAGATACAATCCTTCTCAAATATAAAAAACAAGATCTTGCAATACTTACCATTGAAGATAAGTGGGAACCAGACAAAGTCCTAGAAGCAAAAAAATGTTATGGGACAACATCATTAGAGCATCCTGCTGTAAAAATGATAGCTACTGAAAGAAAACGATTTTATCTAGGTGGCAAATTACAGGGACTAGAACTCCCAACAAGAATCTTTCCTTGTAAAACACCTGCTGAAGTAAGAAAAGAACTTCCTATAGATCAAGATGTAGTAGCTTTTCAATGCAGAAATCCTATTCATAGAGCTCATTATGAACTTTTCACACAAGCACTTTTTGCAGAAAATGTCAGCAAAAAAGCCGTAGTCCTTGTTCATCCAACATGCGGACCAACACAACAAGACGATATCCCTGGAGAAATTAGGTTTCAGACATATGAAAAGCTTGCTGAAGAAGTAGAAAACCCAAATATCAAATGGGCTTATCTTCCTTATTCAATGCATATGGCTGGGCCCAGAGAAGCTCTACAGCATATGATAATTAGAAGAAATTATGGTTGTTCTCATTTCATAATTGGTCGTGATATGGCTGGCTGTAAATCCCAATTAACAGGAGAAGATTTTTATGGCCCTTACGACGCTCAAAATTTTGCAAAAGAATGTGCACCAGAGTTAGAAATGGATACCGTTCCATCCCTTAATCTTGTATTTACAGAAGAAGAAGGATATGTAACTGCAGATCATGCAGAAAAACAAGAATTACACATTAAAAAGCTTAGTGGAACTCAATTCAGGAAAATGCTCAGAGCAGGAGAAGACATTCCAGAATGGTTTGCTTTTAAAAGTGTGGTAGAAGTACTACGGAATGCCTAA
- a CDS encoding photosystem II manganese-stabilizing polypeptide → MRFRPLLALVLAFCLTFIAAPSSVSASGERGNARFADVVNTGKANDCPTISAGSQGSLSIDGALTDICMHPTEVYVKIAKSKRAKADFVPAKIISPRNNTTVEQVYGDVSGSTFKEQGGIDFQLITVLSPNGEEFPFVFSAKQMAVDFKGKSIAPGTQASGTTYTPSYRTGDFLDPKSRAKDTGVEYAQGLVALGGDDEELAKENIKRDLDGSGVITLSIDNVDSDTQEFAGSFEAIQPSDNDLGSKDPVDVKIIGELYGRKA, encoded by the coding sequence ATGAGATTTCGTCCTCTGCTAGCCCTGGTGCTTGCTTTCTGTCTCACCTTCATAGCTGCCCCAAGTAGTGTATCTGCCTCCGGAGAAAGAGGTAATGCAAGATTTGCCGATGTTGTTAATACCGGCAAAGCAAATGATTGCCCAACAATATCTGCTGGATCTCAAGGATCACTCAGCATTGATGGAGCTCTTACAGACATCTGCATGCACCCAACAGAAGTGTATGTAAAGATTGCTAAATCAAAAAGAGCTAAGGCTGATTTCGTACCAGCAAAAATTATTAGCCCAAGAAACAACACCACAGTTGAACAAGTCTATGGTGATGTTTCTGGAAGCACCTTCAAAGAGCAAGGTGGTATCGATTTTCAATTAATTACAGTTCTTTCTCCCAATGGAGAAGAATTTCCTTTTGTTTTCTCTGCTAAGCAAATGGCAGTAGATTTCAAAGGTAAATCGATAGCCCCAGGCACTCAAGCCTCAGGCACTACCTACACACCTAGCTACCGCACAGGTGATTTCTTAGACCCTAAGAGTCGTGCTAAAGACACTGGTGTTGAATATGCACAAGGTCTTGTTGCCCTAGGTGGTGATGATGAAGAGCTTGCAAAAGAAAACATCAAAAGAGATCTTGACGGTTCTGGTGTGATTACACTTTCTATAGATAATGTTGACTCTGATACTCAAGAGTTTGCAGGATCTTTTGAAGCAATCCAACCATCAGACAATGATCTTGGTTCTAAGGATCCCGTTGATGTAAAAATCATCGGCGAGCTTTATGGACGCAAAGCTTAA
- the coaBC gene encoding bifunctional phosphopantothenoylcysteine decarboxylase/phosphopantothenate--cysteine ligase CoaBC, with the protein MKQLLKGKKLLIIATGSIAAIKTPLLISNLIKQGAEVRCVVTESAAKLVSPLSLSIISRNRCYQDEHQWDHAESRPLHIALAEWADIVVVAPLSASSLAKWVHGLAENLSTSILLASEKPIIIAPAMNTGMWNNPLIKANWNKVKDFPNLIPLPPSEGLLACDRIGNGRMVSVELIQLAIESATIQIKEAGYLKKDLKDITLLISAGATIEDIDSARFFTNRSSGKMGVFLSQAARFRGAKVDLIHGPLQMSSTFLEGLNCIEVRSAKDMLKSLESLQPSAEVIAMSAAVADIKSTNISKDKIEKKELLQSLANRFEIVPDLLHTLIKNKKKNQIFLGFAALAGSDNEIKRLAISKKNQKCCDLLMANPIDRENQGFESDSNGGWLLDSKGGVKAMPVNCKLSIAHQLLDSIKGLLMSKSINN; encoded by the coding sequence ATGAAGCAATTATTAAAAGGGAAAAAGCTCTTAATCATAGCTACAGGGAGCATTGCTGCCATTAAAACCCCCTTACTCATTAGTAATTTAATTAAGCAAGGTGCAGAAGTTCGTTGCGTAGTAACAGAAAGTGCAGCAAAGCTAGTTAGCCCACTATCTTTATCAATTATCAGCAGAAATCGATGCTATCAAGATGAACACCAATGGGACCATGCTGAATCAAGACCATTACATATCGCTCTTGCAGAATGGGCAGATATTGTTGTTGTTGCTCCTTTAAGCGCTTCTTCTCTTGCTAAATGGGTTCATGGACTAGCAGAAAATTTAAGCACAAGTATTCTCTTGGCTTCAGAAAAACCAATAATAATAGCGCCTGCAATGAATACAGGTATGTGGAATAACCCTTTGATAAAAGCAAATTGGAACAAAGTAAAAGATTTTCCGAATCTGATCCCATTACCTCCATCAGAAGGATTACTAGCTTGTGATCGAATAGGAAATGGTCGAATGGTAAGCGTTGAACTTATTCAATTAGCAATAGAAAGTGCAACCATTCAAATCAAAGAAGCCGGTTATCTAAAAAAAGATTTGAAAGATATAACACTTTTAATCAGTGCAGGAGCAACAATTGAAGATATTGATTCAGCAAGGTTCTTCACTAATCGAAGTAGCGGTAAAATGGGCGTATTTCTTAGTCAAGCCGCGAGATTTAGAGGGGCAAAAGTTGATTTAATACATGGACCACTACAAATGAGCTCAACATTTTTAGAAGGTTTAAATTGCATTGAGGTAAGAAGTGCTAAGGATATGCTTAAGTCGCTCGAATCTTTGCAACCATCTGCTGAGGTTATAGCCATGTCAGCAGCAGTAGCTGACATAAAGAGCACAAACATCAGCAAAGATAAAATTGAAAAAAAAGAACTTTTACAATCACTTGCAAATCGATTTGAAATAGTTCCTGATTTATTGCATACCCTCATTAAGAACAAAAAGAAAAACCAAATTTTCCTTGGCTTTGCTGCTTTAGCAGGAAGTGATAATGAAATTAAAAGACTTGCAATCTCAAAGAAAAATCAAAAGTGTTGTGATCTTTTAATGGCAAACCCAATTGACAGGGAAAACCAAGGATTCGAATCCGATTCAAATGGAGGCTGGTTACTTGACAGCAAAGGAGGTGTTAAAGCAATGCCCGTAAATTGCAAATTATCTATCGCTCACCAATTATTAGATTCAATAAAAGGTCTTTTAATGAGCAAATCAATCAACAATTAA
- a CDS encoding DUF2555 domain-containing protein, whose protein sequence is MEDTHTISNAKNQRITTEILLDFDEESTAVLAERLEQDDYINPFAGLNDWHLLRALAIHRPELTLDYLHLIDQEQFDED, encoded by the coding sequence ATGGAAGACACCCATACTATTTCAAACGCAAAAAACCAAAGAATAACCACAGAAATCCTGCTGGATTTTGATGAAGAATCGACGGCAGTTCTAGCCGAAAGGCTTGAACAAGACGATTATATAAATCCTTTTGCAGGTTTAAATGACTGGCATCTTTTAAGAGCACTGGCCATCCATAGACCAGAGTTAACTCTTGACTATTTACATTTAATAGACCAGGAACAATTTGATGAAGATTAA
- a CDS encoding DUF565 domain-containing protein: MKYQPTSLNLNIENLIRVLEVWAYNPWRRYSLFLIIFFSAFLLGSSIGMINGVLALMDPIGAFFTVLFIEFLIRIRRVAVRKKEFSLSFKIIDIFRMGFVYGLFMEGFKLL; this comes from the coding sequence ATGAAATACCAACCCACAAGTTTAAATCTAAATATTGAGAATTTGATTAGAGTCTTAGAAGTATGGGCGTATAATCCATGGCGTAGATATTCTTTATTTTTAATTATTTTCTTTTCTGCTTTTTTATTAGGAAGCTCAATTGGAATGATTAATGGTGTTCTCGCTTTAATGGACCCTATAGGTGCATTCTTTACAGTTTTATTTATTGAATTCCTTATTAGAATTAGAAGAGTGGCTGTTCGTAAAAAAGAATTTTCTCTTTCATTTAAAATAATTGATATTTTTAGAATGGGATTTGTGTATGGACTTTTTATGGAAGGATTTAAATTACTTTGA
- a CDS encoding aspartate carbamoyltransferase catalytic subunit, whose translation MSNWKHKHILDLSSFSLEDYKTVLELTNRFKLLPKSGSRKLPALQGRLITTLFFEPSTRTRSSFELAAKRLSADIQSFSPSTSALSKGETPLDTALTYVAMGADILIVRHASAGVPEQIANFFDKTQKQVSILNGGDGLHSHPSQALLDLYTLTHFFNSKKPSPENLAGKRIAIVGDILHSRVTRSNLWALTACGANVVLCGPNTLLPEDFINFSRKPPSGQTKDPIKHRGEITISRSLKEALIDVDAVFTLRLQKERMSENLLTNLERYHREFGINHENLKYCPRKVPVLHPGPVNRGIEISSEVLDDPSICLVEDQVSNSIPVRMALLYLLAASKNN comes from the coding sequence ATGAGTAACTGGAAGCACAAACATATTTTAGATTTATCGTCCTTCTCTCTTGAAGACTATAAAACTGTTCTAGAACTTACCAATAGATTTAAATTACTTCCAAAATCTGGTTCTAGAAAATTGCCAGCATTGCAAGGACGCTTAATAACAACTTTATTTTTCGAACCAAGTACAAGAACCAGAAGTAGTTTTGAACTTGCCGCAAAACGTCTATCAGCAGATATTCAATCATTTTCTCCATCTACTAGCGCTTTAAGTAAAGGAGAAACACCTCTAGACACTGCTCTAACTTATGTAGCAATGGGAGCTGATATTCTCATTGTTCGTCATGCGAGCGCTGGTGTACCTGAGCAAATTGCGAATTTTTTCGATAAAACCCAAAAACAGGTCTCCATACTGAATGGTGGAGATGGGCTCCATAGTCACCCAAGCCAAGCACTTCTTGATTTGTATACATTGACTCATTTCTTTAATTCTAAAAAGCCTTCTCCCGAAAATCTTGCAGGTAAACGCATAGCTATTGTCGGAGATATTCTTCATTCAAGAGTTACTCGTTCAAATTTATGGGCCCTTACAGCATGTGGAGCCAATGTTGTACTCTGTGGACCAAATACTCTGCTACCTGAAGATTTTATCAATTTTTCACGAAAGCCCCCTTCTGGACAAACAAAAGATCCAATCAAACATCGTGGGGAAATCACAATATCGAGATCACTAAAAGAAGCATTGATAGACGTAGATGCAGTTTTTACACTCCGACTTCAAAAAGAAAGAATGAGTGAAAATCTTTTAACAAACCTTGAAAGGTATCACAGGGAATTTGGAATAAATCATGAGAATCTCAAATATTGCCCACGAAAAGTCCCTGTTTTACATCCAGGACCAGTAAATAGAGGGATTGAAATTAGCAGTGAAGTGTTAGACGATCCGTCTATTTGCTTAGTGGAAGATCAAGTCTCTAATAGCATCCCTGTTCGAATGGCACTTTTATATCTTCTTGCTGCCTCAAAAAATAATTAA
- a CDS encoding DNA-3-methyladenine glycosylase yields MTISPLPNCFYSRPAKVVARDLIGCLLIKRQSNQRLLWGVIVETEAYSQEEEACHGYKSRNSKNETLFGEPGRLYVYLTYGIYHCVNIVTDKDDWASGVLLRAIAIPNENERIASGPGLLANRFGLNRSNDNCPISIENGIWLSQNPSATNMHEIIQTTRIGISKGKDLPWRWYLKTSRSVSKRSKGDRTPPRHLAWTPTPHKAP; encoded by the coding sequence ATAACTATTTCTCCTCTCCCAAACTGCTTCTATTCTAGGCCAGCAAAAGTTGTTGCAAGAGATTTAATTGGTTGTTTACTCATTAAAAGACAATCGAATCAAAGACTTCTTTGGGGAGTAATTGTAGAAACAGAAGCTTATTCCCAAGAAGAAGAAGCATGTCATGGTTACAAAAGTAGAAACTCAAAAAATGAAACTCTTTTTGGAGAGCCTGGACGTTTATATGTTTATTTAACTTATGGCATTTATCACTGTGTCAACATAGTTACAGATAAAGATGATTGGGCTAGTGGAGTTCTCCTTAGAGCAATAGCAATTCCTAATGAAAATGAACGTATTGCTTCAGGGCCAGGATTATTAGCAAATAGATTTGGATTAAATAGAAGCAATGACAATTGTCCTATCTCAATAGAGAATGGTATATGGCTAAGTCAAAACCCATCAGCTACCAATATGCATGAAATTATTCAAACAACAAGAATAGGAATTTCAAAGGGCAAAGATTTACCTTGGAGATGGTATTTAAAAACTAGTCGAAGTGTAAGCAAAAGATCTAAAGGAGACAGGACTCCTCCTAGGCATTTAGCTTGGACACCAACCCCTCACAAAGCTCCATGA
- a CDS encoding creatininase family protein yields the protein MRLDLSTWQEVEEYLKNCKGIILPIGSTEQHGPTGAIGTDALTAKSIALAVGKRTGVYVAPVQAYGMAEHHLGFPGTMSLQPSTLLQLIHDLVLSLAKNGFERIFIINGHGGNISTIKSAFAQAYSTASKLELPVANSLRCKIVSWFMTPEVLREARSLYGDKEGQHATPSEIAITLYLHPDLIQKQCKLPPPAKSGPIYDSQDFKRRYPDGRMGSDPYLAKPEHGKMFLDKATIALSTDLVNFLKEL from the coding sequence ATGCGCTTAGATCTTTCTACTTGGCAAGAAGTTGAAGAATATTTAAAAAATTGCAAAGGGATTATTTTGCCTATTGGATCTACTGAACAACATGGACCAACTGGCGCAATAGGAACGGATGCTTTAACTGCGAAATCTATAGCACTTGCGGTGGGGAAAAGAACAGGAGTATATGTTGCTCCTGTTCAGGCATATGGGATGGCTGAGCATCATCTTGGATTCCCAGGGACTATGAGTTTGCAGCCTTCAACTTTACTGCAATTAATTCATGACCTTGTTTTATCTCTTGCTAAAAATGGGTTTGAGAGGATTTTCATTATTAATGGTCATGGAGGAAATATTTCTACAATTAAATCTGCATTTGCCCAGGCCTATAGCACTGCATCAAAATTAGAATTACCAGTGGCTAATTCTTTAAGATGTAAAATTGTTAGTTGGTTCATGACGCCTGAAGTATTAAGAGAAGCTAGATCGTTATATGGAGATAAGGAAGGCCAACATGCCACTCCTAGTGAAATAGCTATTACTCTTTATTTGCATCCCGATTTAATACAAAAGCAATGTAAGCTTCCTCCGCCTGCCAAATCAGGACCTATATATGATAGTCAGGACTTCAAGAGGAGATATCCTGATGGAAGAATGGGGTCAGACCCTTATCTAGCCAAGCCTGAGCATGGCAAAATGTTCCTTGACAAAGCAACTATTGCTTTGAGTACGGATTTAGTAAATTTCCTAAAAGAGTTATGA
- the gatC gene encoding Asp-tRNA(Asn)/Glu-tRNA(Gln) amidotransferase subunit GatC — protein sequence MSKITPEDVRKVAKLARLEISEEDVSIYTSQLEKILEYVAQLDNINTDNIPPTTRAVEVVNVLREDTVTKEIDREELLNLAPEREGEFYKVPKILSD from the coding sequence ATGAGTAAAATTACTCCTGAAGATGTTCGCAAGGTTGCTAAACTTGCTCGATTAGAAATTTCTGAAGAAGATGTGAGTATTTATACATCCCAACTTGAGAAGATATTGGAATATGTTGCTCAATTAGATAATATTAATACTGATAATATTCCACCAACAACAAGGGCAGTAGAGGTAGTAAATGTATTGAGGGAAGATACAGTAACTAAAGAAATTGATAGGGAAGAATTGCTTAACTTAGCTCCTGAAAGGGAAGGTGAGTTTTATAAAGTCCCGAAAATACTTTCGGATTGA